A window of the Clupea harengus chromosome 8, Ch_v2.0.2, whole genome shotgun sequence genome harbors these coding sequences:
- the bckdk gene encoding 3-methyl-2-oxobutanoate dehydrogenase [lipoamide] kinase, mitochondrial, which yields MRRRATVRALEMLGCGTITSPGMSRLLLVYTPRTIHVNPFAVGNGTNERFRSTSSMQGYTELARERSKTVTSFYNQSAIDISAEKASVRLTPTTLLYAGKSPDGHHVLSSAKYLHKELPVRIAHRIKGFRSLPFIIGCNPTILQVHELYIRAYHVLSDFPTIKDQETEARFSKLVQQLLDDHKDVVTMLAEGFRECRKHIQDENLVRNFLDTTLTSRLGIRMLATHHLSLHEDNADFVGIICRRLSPKKIIEKWVDFARRLCEHQYGNSPRVRINGHVAARFPFIPMPLDYILPELLKNSMRATMESHLDTPYNVPDVVITIANNETDFVIRISDRGGGVPHSILEKVMDYHFSTAEESAQNPRMSNLFDNITNSGPQSGPMHGFGFGLPTSRAYAEYLGGSLSIQSMQGIGTDVYLRLRHIDGKGESFRV from the exons atgcGACGACGAGCTACAGTAAGAGCTCTAGAGATGCTGGGTTGTGGTACAATCACCAGCCCAGGAATGTCCAGACTCTTACTTGTGTATACACCGAGAACAATTCACGTGAATCCATTTGCTGTGGGGAACGGAACAAACGAAAGATTCCGGTCCACGTCCTCAATGCAAGGATATACGGAGTTGGCCAGGGAAAGGTCCAAAACCGTTACTTCATTTTATAACCAGTCAGCCATCGACATATCAGCCGAAAAG GCTTCTGTCAGACTTACACCAACTACCCTGCTGTATGCTGGAAAATCTCCAGATGGACACCACGTCCTG AGTAGTGCCAAGTACCTGCACAAAGAATTGCCTGTACGCATTGCACACCGCATCAAGGGCTTCCGTAGCCTACCGTTCATTATTGGCTGCAATCCCACCATCTTGCAAGTG CATGAACTATACATCCGGGCCTACCACGTGCTGAGTGACTTTCCAACG ATCAAGGACCAAGAGACAGAGGCTCGCTTCAGTAAGCTGGTGCAGCAGCTGCTCGATGACCACAAAGATGTGGTCACCATGCTGGCCGAGGGCTTCAGGGAGTGTCGTAAGCACATTCAG GATGAGAACCTGGTTCGTAATTTCTTAGACACCACTCTGACTTCTCGTCTGGGGATCCGTATGTTGGCCACACACCACCTTTCCCTGCATGAGGATAAT GCGGATTTTGTGGGGATCATCTGTCGACGACTGTCCCCAAAGAAGATAATTGAGAAGTGGGTGGATTTTGCCAG ACGCCTCTGTGAGCACCAGTATGGCAACTCCCCACGTGTTCGTATCAATGGCCACGTGGCAGCCCGCTTCCCATTCATCCCCATGCCTCTGGACTACATCTTGCCTGAGCTCCTGAAGAACTCCATGAG AGCCACCATGGAGAGCCACCTGGACACACCATACAATGTGCCTGATGTTGTGATCACGATTGCTAATAATGAGACCGACTTTGTGATCAG GATATCTGACCGTGGTGGAGGCGTCCCTCACAGTATTCTGGAGAAAGTGATGGACTACCACTTCAGCACAGCTGAGGAGAGCGCCCAGAACCCCCGTATGAGCAACCTGTTCGACAACATCACCAACAGTGGTCCTCAGTCGGGTCCCATGCATGG CTTTGGCTTTGGTCTCCCCACCTCCCGAGCCTACGCCGAGTACCTGGGCGGCTCCCTCTCCATCCAGTCCATGCAGGGCATCGGCACTGACGTCTACCTGCGCCTGCGCCACATCGACGGCAAGGGAGAGAGCTTCAGAGTCTGA
- the orai2 gene encoding protein orai-2, translated as MQSTHKTGEAQPIAMSSELNVPMGSPAPGGSERLQDGGGMDYRDWVRRSYLELVTSNHHSVQALSWRKLYLSRAKLKASSRTSALLSGFAMVAMVEVQLEMEYQYPRFLLIAFSVCTTVLVAVHLFALLISTCILPNVEAVSNIHNLNSVSESPHERMHYYIEMAWGFSTALGILLFLAEVVLLCWIKFLPVDAGAPRKANCTTTATPLPAGHSGREAALASTIIMVPVGIIFVIFTIHFYRTLVRHKTERHCQEIEELHKIKVQLDGHERGLQVV; from the exons ATGCAAAGTACACATAAAACAGGGGAAGCCCAGCCAA TTGCTATGAGCAGTGAGCTGAATGTACCAATGGGTTCCCCAGCACCAGGTGGTTCAGAAAGACTTCAGGATGGTGGAGGAATGGACTATCGAGACTGGGTCCGCCGTAGCTATCTTGAGCTAGTAACATCCAATCACCACTCAGTCCAGGCATTGTCTTGGAGGAAACTCTATCTCAGCAGGGCCAAGCTGAAAGCCTCAAGTCGCACATCTGCATTGCTCTCTGGTTTTGCCATG GTGGCCATGGTTGAAGTGCAGCTCGAGATGGAGTACCAGTACCCACGTTTCCTGTTGATTGCCTTCAGCGTGTGCACCACAGTGCTGGTCGCGGTGCACCTCTTCGCCTTGCTTATCAGTACCTGCATCTTGCCGAACGTGGAGGCCGTCAGCAACATTCACAACCTTAATTCGGTGAGTGAGTCGCCACACGAGCGCATGCACTACTACATTGAGATGGCATGGGGCTTTTCCACTGCCCTGGGCATCCTGCTCTTCCTGGCTGAGGTGGTGCTGCTCTGCTGGATCAAGTTCCTCCCTGTGGACGCGGGGGCTCCGCGCAAGGCAAACTGCACCACCACGGCCACCCCCCTTCCTGCGGGGCACAGCGGCAGGGAAGCAGCGCTGGCCTCCACCATCATCATGGTGCCCGTGGGCATCATCTTTGTCATCTTCACCATCCACTTCTACCGGACCCTAGTGCGCCACAAGACGGAGCGCCACTGCCAGGAGATCGAGGAACTGCACAAGATCAAGGTGCAGCTGGATGGCCACGAGAGAGGCCTGCAGGTGGTGTGA